In the genome of Nocardioides seonyuensis, one region contains:
- the ispG gene encoding flavodoxin-dependent (E)-4-hydroxy-3-methylbut-2-enyl-diphosphate synthase, which produces MTSVGLGMPALPPPVLAPRRATRQIKVGSVGVGSESPISVQSMTTTLTSDVNATLQQIAELTATGCDIVRVACPSQDDADALPEIAQHSQIPVIADIHFQPKYVFAAIDAGCAAVRVNPGNIRKFDDQVKEIARAAKDRGTSIRIGVNAGSLDKRLLEKYGKATPEALVESAVWEASLFEEHGFHDFKISVKHNDPVVMVRAYELLAAAGDWPLHLGVTEAGPAFQGTIKSAVAFGHLLSQGIGDTIRVSLSAPPVEEVKVGLQILESLNLKPRRLEIVSCPSCGRAQVDVYKLAEEVTAGLDGLEVPLRVAVMGCVVNGPGEAREADLGVASGNGKGQIFVKGEVIKTVPESQIVETLIEEALRLAEGMEPIEGSEPVVSIT; this is translated from the coding sequence ATGACCTCCGTCGGCCTCGGCATGCCCGCACTTCCTCCGCCCGTCCTGGCCCCGCGCCGGGCGACACGCCAGATCAAGGTCGGTTCGGTCGGGGTGGGGAGCGAGAGCCCGATCTCGGTCCAGTCGATGACCACGACCCTCACCTCCGACGTCAACGCCACGCTCCAGCAAATCGCCGAGCTGACCGCGACAGGGTGCGACATCGTGCGGGTGGCGTGCCCGAGCCAGGACGACGCGGACGCGCTGCCCGAGATCGCGCAGCACTCGCAGATCCCTGTGATCGCCGACATCCACTTCCAGCCCAAGTACGTCTTCGCGGCCATCGACGCCGGCTGCGCTGCCGTACGCGTCAATCCCGGCAACATCCGCAAGTTCGACGACCAGGTGAAGGAGATCGCCCGGGCCGCCAAGGACCGCGGGACCTCCATCCGGATCGGCGTCAACGCCGGATCGCTCGACAAGCGGCTCCTGGAGAAGTACGGCAAGGCCACGCCCGAGGCGCTGGTCGAGAGCGCGGTGTGGGAGGCGAGCCTCTTCGAGGAGCACGGCTTCCACGACTTCAAGATCTCGGTCAAGCACAACGACCCGGTCGTCATGGTGCGCGCCTACGAGCTGCTCGCAGCGGCCGGCGACTGGCCGCTGCACCTCGGGGTGACCGAAGCAGGTCCGGCCTTCCAGGGCACGATCAAGTCGGCGGTCGCGTTCGGCCACCTGCTCAGCCAGGGCATCGGCGACACCATCCGGGTCTCGCTCAGTGCCCCGCCGGTCGAGGAGGTCAAGGTCGGCCTCCAGATCCTGGAGTCGTTGAACCTCAAGCCTCGTCGCCTCGAGATCGTCTCCTGCCCCTCGTGCGGTCGCGCCCAGGTCGACGTCTACAAGCTCGCCGAGGAGGTCACCGCCGGTCTCGACGGTCTCGAGGTGCCGCTCAGGGTGGCGGTCATGGGCTGTGTCGTCAACGGGCCGGGGGAGGCCCGCGAGGCCGACCTCGGGGTCGCCTCCGGCAACGGCAAGGGTCAGATCTTCGTCAAGGGCGAGGTGATCAAGACCGTGCCGGAGTCGCAGATCGTCGAGACCCTCATCGAGGAGGCCTTGCGTCTCGCCGAGGGGATGGAGCCGATCGAGGGCAGCGAGCCCGTCGTGAGCATCACCTGA